A genomic window from Lycium barbarum isolate Lr01 chromosome 4, ASM1917538v2, whole genome shotgun sequence includes:
- the LOC132637524 gene encoding uncharacterized protein LOC132637524, which yields MYANWKVRDLEFTVGDQVLLKIYPMKVVMRFGKRGKLSSRYIGPFEILERVGDTACELALPPGMEGVYPVFHVSMLKKYHADGTYIVCWDTVLLDENLTYEEELIMILDKKVRKLRSKEIASVKMQ from the coding sequence ATGTATGCGAATtggaaggtccgagatttagagttcaCTGTAGGTGATCAAGTTCTGTTGAAGATTTATCCTATGAAggttgttatgagatttgggaagagagGTAAGTTGAGTTCAAGGTATATTGGTCCATTCGAGATCCTTGAGCGTGTGGGTGATACTGCTTGTGAGTTAGCCTTGCCACCAGGCATGGAAGGCGtttatccagttttccatgtgtctatgctgaagaagtatcatGCCGATGGTACTTATATTGTTTGTTGGGACAcggtattgcttgatgagaaccTGACGTACGAGGAGGAGCTTATTATGATCTTGGATAAgaaggttcgaaagttgaggtctaaggagatagctTCTGTGAAGATGCAATAG